From the Lysobacter sp. FW306-1B-D06B genome, one window contains:
- a CDS encoding TonB-dependent receptor, with product MRRLLFLSIALALQATPAIAQQARVAAEAIPSQPLDRALNSLSRQTGLQFVYSEQTAGNPRTRAIPAGLPSDQVLQQLLAGTGLRHRYLNDTTVTIEAAATPAAQPGAAPNPPATTPSSPPQAGDPVLELEGIEVVGTYSRSLEQAVDLKRWNIGFSDSIVATDVADFPEQNLAEALQRMPGVSIERNKGLGTKVSIRGLPSEYTQVTINDLATASGSGGRDVEFDIFASEIIQQVTVQKSPTAADEEGGIAGTVKISTARPFDYDERRLVVSAEAAHNSISEEVDPKFAFLASDTWGDWGGLVSFSKAKRTNRTDSTSGINFRPMSRFLGVSGSRGAQAEAVLERDTGVVINNRNNTAESNLIVFQDKVGDRVYVNEQDKWGATASLQYRPSSRFSLSFDAMVGAYDTTEDEYDAAAYSASSRSTLETIHEYDADTLSQYGMLVLRDVSYTATQHEFLSKERINKTDYQQFSLDMDWSGHTWRLDAMAGYSGAEKTSDFANLKHVAYAPSRTRWTGRSGETIPSASSAGFDMYGSPEKYLFEAHETTLEKVSDDKYAAQVDFNKSLDLAFAPALRSVQFGARYTDKSKERNYGELKITGPTAGSTAWVNTRTLADSPLQWIGDIVPGGDYSLKGLDWRQVSNEYARDAFRYAGFRTPFDVGQYYRVDEEVAALYAMADVAFDIGSVPVTINGGARYVDTSVLSFGYHPVQNANGSTGYTDTPVSRKGSYDDLLPSLNMTAELAPDFLLRAAASETMMRPALTDIAYKRTASWTSFRFTDGNPDLQPTYAKQWEIGLERYFGEGGLLAGSYFHKKIDGVVINSFTGVVPDVAVYNANGTLNGIYDFDVYQPVNADGSYDVDGVELNAQVPLGTLHRSLEGFGIAANYTWLDSSLAGESDLGILTPMPGLAEKTYNVTFYYDNNRFDARVSYNHKGEYVESIGYDMYPIWRDAYGQVDFSIGYRITDNIKLSLKGINMTDEETSGYTMDPSFPTMYELSGRRISLGIRADF from the coding sequence ATGCGTCGTCTTCTGTTCCTTTCGATCGCCCTTGCCCTGCAGGCAACGCCTGCCATCGCGCAGCAAGCCCGCGTCGCCGCCGAGGCGATTCCCTCGCAACCGCTCGACCGCGCCCTCAATTCCCTTTCGCGCCAGACCGGCCTGCAGTTCGTCTACAGCGAGCAGACCGCCGGCAACCCGCGCACGCGCGCCATTCCCGCCGGATTGCCATCGGATCAGGTGTTGCAGCAGTTGCTTGCCGGCACGGGACTTCGCCATCGCTACCTCAACGACACCACGGTGACGATCGAGGCCGCCGCCACGCCCGCCGCGCAACCCGGCGCCGCCCCGAATCCGCCCGCGACGACGCCGTCATCGCCGCCGCAGGCGGGCGACCCGGTGCTGGAGCTGGAAGGCATCGAAGTCGTCGGCACCTACAGCCGAAGCCTGGAGCAGGCGGTCGATCTCAAGCGCTGGAACATCGGCTTCTCCGACTCCATCGTCGCCACCGACGTGGCCGATTTCCCCGAGCAGAACCTCGCCGAGGCATTGCAGCGCATGCCGGGCGTTTCCATCGAGCGCAACAAGGGCCTGGGAACCAAGGTCAGCATTCGCGGCCTGCCGTCGGAGTACACGCAGGTCACCATCAACGACCTGGCGACCGCATCGGGCAGCGGCGGCCGTGATGTCGAGTTCGACATCTTCGCCTCCGAAATCATCCAGCAGGTGACGGTGCAGAAGTCGCCCACCGCGGCGGACGAGGAGGGCGGAATCGCCGGCACGGTGAAGATCTCCACCGCGCGTCCGTTCGACTACGACGAACGCCGCCTGGTGGTGTCGGCCGAAGCCGCGCACAACTCGATCTCGGAGGAAGTCGATCCCAAGTTCGCCTTCCTCGCGAGCGATACCTGGGGCGATTGGGGCGGACTGGTTTCCTTCTCCAAGGCCAAGCGCACCAACCGCACCGACTCGACGTCGGGCATCAATTTCCGGCCGATGTCGCGGTTCCTGGGCGTGTCCGGTTCGCGTGGCGCCCAGGCCGAAGCCGTGCTGGAACGCGACACGGGCGTAGTCATCAACAACCGCAACAATACCGCTGAATCCAACCTCATCGTCTTCCAGGACAAGGTGGGCGATCGCGTCTACGTCAACGAGCAGGACAAGTGGGGCGCGACCGCCTCGCTGCAGTACCGGCCGAGCAGCCGCTTCAGCCTGAGCTTCGATGCAATGGTCGGTGCGTATGACACGACCGAGGACGAGTACGACGCGGCCGCATACTCGGCGTCCAGCCGAAGCACGCTGGAGACCATCCACGAGTACGACGCCGATACGCTGTCGCAGTACGGCATGCTGGTGCTGCGCGATGTGTCCTACACGGCGACGCAGCATGAGTTCCTGAGCAAGGAACGCATCAACAAGACCGACTACCAGCAGTTCAGCCTCGACATGGACTGGTCGGGCCATACCTGGCGCCTGGACGCGATGGCCGGTTATTCGGGCGCCGAGAAAACCTCGGACTTCGCCAACCTCAAGCACGTCGCCTACGCGCCGTCGCGCACGCGATGGACGGGGCGCAGCGGCGAGACGATCCCCAGCGCATCGTCGGCCGGTTTCGACATGTACGGCTCGCCAGAGAAGTACCTCTTCGAAGCGCACGAAACCACGCTGGAGAAGGTCAGCGACGACAAGTACGCCGCGCAGGTGGACTTCAACAAGTCGCTCGATCTGGCCTTCGCGCCGGCGCTGCGCAGCGTGCAGTTCGGCGCGCGTTACACGGACAAGTCCAAGGAGCGCAACTACGGCGAATTGAAGATCACCGGCCCGACCGCCGGCAGCACCGCGTGGGTCAACACGCGCACGCTGGCCGACAGCCCGCTGCAGTGGATCGGCGACATCGTCCCCGGCGGCGACTACAGCCTGAAGGGTCTGGACTGGAGGCAGGTCTCCAACGAGTACGCGCGCGACGCCTTCCGCTACGCAGGCTTCCGCACGCCGTTCGATGTCGGCCAGTACTACCGCGTCGACGAGGAAGTAGCCGCGCTGTACGCCATGGCCGACGTCGCCTTCGACATCGGCAGCGTGCCGGTGACGATCAACGGCGGCGCACGCTACGTCGATACGTCCGTGCTGTCGTTCGGTTATCACCCGGTGCAGAACGCAAACGGCAGCACCGGCTACACGGACACGCCGGTGTCACGCAAGGGCAGTTACGACGACCTCCTGCCCAGCCTGAACATGACCGCGGAGTTGGCGCCCGACTTCCTGCTGCGCGCTGCGGCGTCGGAGACGATGATGCGGCCGGCCCTGACCGACATCGCCTACAAGCGCACGGCAAGCTGGACCTCGTTCCGCTTCACCGACGGCAATCCGGACCTGCAGCCGACCTACGCCAAGCAGTGGGAGATCGGCCTGGAGCGCTACTTCGGCGAAGGCGGCCTGTTGGCGGGTTCGTACTTCCACAAGAAGATCGACGGCGTGGTCATCAACTCCTTCACCGGCGTGGTGCCGGATGTGGCGGTGTACAACGCCAACGGCACGCTCAACGGCATCTACGACTTCGACGTCTACCAGCCCGTCAACGCCGACGGCTCGTACGACGTGGACGGCGTCGAGCTCAACGCGCAGGTTCCGCTGGGCACGCTGCATCGCTCGCTGGAGGGATTCGGCATCGCGGCCAACTACACCTGGCTGGACAGCTCGCTGGCCGGCGAGTCGGACCTGGGCATTCTCACGCCGATGCCTGGACTGGCGGAGAAGACCTATAACGTCACCTTCTACTACGACAACAACCGCTTCGACGCCCGCGTGTCGTACAACCACAAGGGCGAGTACGTCGAGTCGATCGGCTACGACATGTACCCGATCTGGCGCGACGCGTACGGCCAGGTCGATTTCTCCATCGGCTACCGTATCACCGACAACATCAAGCTGAGCCTGAAGGGCATCAACATGACGGACGAGGAGACCAGCGGTTACACGATGGATCCTTCGTTCCCTACCATGTACGAGTTGTCGGGACGCCGCATCAGCCTGGGCATCCGCGCGGACTTCTGA
- a CDS encoding RNA polymerase sigma factor, giving the protein MAEQARKGWARMFAEQAPVLRGFFVRRGANDEAEDLVQETWLRLLRAHRTQREEIGNPEAYLFTVALNLAREQAVRRQRPVQSIEEVDHMAALLATDESVEDATERTQRRVRLQALLARLPERTRAVLVMQYRDGLSYKQIADRLGVSQHMVKKHVVRGLSFCRRALVEDAKE; this is encoded by the coding sequence TTGGCCGAACAGGCGAGAAAGGGATGGGCGCGCATGTTCGCCGAGCAGGCGCCGGTGCTGCGCGGCTTCTTCGTGCGTCGCGGTGCCAACGATGAGGCGGAGGATCTCGTGCAGGAGACTTGGCTGCGCCTGTTGCGCGCACATCGGACGCAGCGCGAGGAGATAGGCAATCCCGAGGCGTATCTGTTCACCGTTGCGCTCAACCTGGCGCGGGAGCAGGCCGTGCGCCGCCAGCGGCCGGTGCAGTCCATCGAAGAGGTGGACCACATGGCCGCGCTGCTGGCCACCGATGAGTCCGTGGAAGACGCCACCGAGCGCACCCAGCGCCGTGTACGCCTGCAGGCCCTGCTGGCCCGCCTGCCCGAACGCACGCGCGCCGTGCTGGTGATGCAGTACCGGGACGGCCTCAGCTACAAGCAGATCGCCGACCGGCTCGGCGTATCGCAGCACATGGTGAAGAAGCACGTCGTCCGCGGCCTGTCGTTCTGCCGCCGGGCGTTGGTGGAGGATGCGAAGGAGTGA
- a CDS encoding fasciclin domain-containing protein, which translates to MNTTTNTNSKNLVDTAAANGSFKTFGKAIERAGMSDILRGVGPFTIFAPTDAAFEKLPAGQLDNLFKPENKEELVSLLNYHVVSGRKTVADIGKWEAAKTVNGQSAPITLANEKVSIDGAQVTSADISSSNGVIHGIDKVNIPTKQ; encoded by the coding sequence ATGAACACCACCACCAACACCAATTCCAAGAACCTCGTCGACACGGCTGCGGCAAACGGTTCGTTCAAGACCTTCGGCAAGGCCATCGAACGCGCAGGCATGAGCGACATCCTGCGCGGCGTGGGCCCGTTCACCATCTTCGCGCCCACGGATGCGGCGTTCGAGAAGCTTCCGGCCGGACAGCTCGACAACCTGTTCAAGCCCGAGAACAAGGAAGAACTCGTTTCCCTGCTGAACTACCACGTCGTCAGCGGTCGCAAGACCGTGGCCGACATCGGCAAGTGGGAAGCGGCCAAGACGGTCAACGGACAATCCGCCCCGATCACGCTGGCCAACGAAAAGGTCAGCATTGACGGCGCGCAGGTGACCTCGGCCGACATCAGCTCCAGCAACGGTGTCATCCACGGCATCGACAAGGTCAACATTCCGACCAAGCAGTAA
- a CDS encoding DUF1272 domain-containing protein: MLQMRPGCECCDVDLPADSTDAWICSFECTFCTTCVESVLGGRCPNCGGSFSRRPTRVGGALERNPASTERVFKPGGCAPAT, translated from the coding sequence ATGCTGCAGATGCGTCCAGGCTGCGAGTGCTGCGATGTCGATCTGCCGGCAGATTCGACAGACGCGTGGATCTGTTCGTTCGAGTGCACCTTCTGCACGACCTGCGTCGAGTCGGTGCTCGGCGGTCGCTGCCCCAACTGTGGCGGCTCGTTCTCCAGGCGTCCCACCCGCGTCGGTGGTGCCCTGGAAAGAAATCCGGCATCCACCGAACGGGTGTTCAAACCCGGTGGTTGCGCTCCAGCGACCTGA
- a CDS encoding energy transducer TonB — protein sequence MAASLFLIRGWQRWAFCMLLAWPGCVLACEKQSQPSVDDVVFNRVTPETSRLDMELQERYGCKYPFAMIFSSAGYQPMSLLAGAQPATPNDESGSPVTGTVLIGFVLNADGTPIDPLVLKSDDDRLSKLAMDHVTTLRYRPAQFNSRTVRSLGIQVYQFK from the coding sequence ATGGCCGCATCATTGTTCCTGATCAGGGGCTGGCAGCGCTGGGCATTTTGTATGTTGCTTGCGTGGCCGGGCTGTGTCCTCGCTTGCGAGAAGCAGAGTCAGCCGTCCGTAGACGACGTGGTCTTCAATCGCGTGACCCCGGAGACGTCCAGGTTGGACATGGAGCTCCAGGAGCGCTACGGCTGCAAGTACCCGTTCGCGATGATCTTCAGCTCCGCTGGCTATCAGCCGATGAGCCTGTTGGCCGGCGCTCAGCCGGCCACGCCGAACGACGAGTCAGGGTCGCCTGTAACTGGGACTGTTCTCATCGGTTTTGTACTCAACGCCGACGGCACACCTATCGACCCACTCGTCCTGAAATCTGATGACGATCGACTGTCTAAGCTCGCCATGGACCATGTGACCACCCTTAGGTACAGGCCCGCGCAGTTCAACTCGCGGACCGTCCGCTCGCTGGGAATTCAGGTCTATCAGTTCAAGTAG
- a CDS encoding DUF2750 domain-containing protein: protein MSDGYRLAAQEVGHVLQRSNAERFEYFVHKVADWGEVWSLRTAGGWVLFGTDGGIQAAPFWPFREFAQQCAVGEWSDAYPEPIDLEAVVERWLPGLARDGRLVAVFPNTSGESSTIGPLDLLERIECERDKISDD from the coding sequence ATGTCAGACGGATACAGGTTGGCTGCGCAGGAGGTAGGTCACGTCCTGCAGCGAAGCAACGCAGAACGCTTCGAATACTTCGTCCACAAGGTCGCGGACTGGGGTGAGGTCTGGAGCCTGAGGACGGCGGGCGGTTGGGTGCTGTTCGGCACCGACGGGGGGATACAGGCCGCGCCGTTCTGGCCGTTTCGGGAGTTCGCCCAGCAGTGCGCTGTCGGCGAGTGGTCGGATGCGTATCCGGAACCGATAGATCTTGAGGCAGTTGTCGAACGGTGGCTTCCGGGCCTCGCGCGCGACGGGCGCTTGGTCGCGGTGTTTCCCAACACCAGTGGCGAGTCTTCAACCATCGGCCCGCTCGATCTTCTGGAGAGGATCGAATGCGAGCGGGACAAGATTTCAGACGATTAG
- a CDS encoding DUF695 domain-containing protein, with translation MSNTTHEGYPIYFRRPDIRVCEFESLRPQFPVLLVITHHLSVVKSNGLPESDYNRSLEDLDSALLEPFSGEVHGLVAVVETFAGKRTYYVYVNASFDLDQFERAITSRNADARLTWERDDDPTWRLLRGYATDFRFP, from the coding sequence ATGAGCAATACGACACACGAAGGCTATCCCATCTATTTTCGAAGGCCCGACATCAGGGTGTGCGAGTTCGAATCCCTGCGCCCGCAGTTTCCGGTTCTTCTCGTCATCACTCATCACTTGAGCGTGGTAAAGAGCAACGGACTGCCGGAATCGGATTACAACCGCTCACTGGAGGACCTCGATTCGGCGCTCCTGGAACCGTTCAGCGGTGAGGTGCATGGACTGGTTGCCGTCGTGGAAACGTTCGCCGGCAAGCGCACCTACTACGTCTACGTCAATGCATCGTTCGATCTGGACCAGTTTGAACGGGCCATAACTTCCAGAAACGCCGATGCCCGTTTGACGTGGGAACGTGACGACGATCCGACCTGGCGACTGCTTCGTGGGTACGCTACGGACTTCCGGTTCCCTTGA
- a CDS encoding FecR domain-containing protein, whose translation MERTPMTERISREALEWHALQRQGGLGATDQARFMDWLVSSPEHLRNYLAVGRLAADLAEAMRAMPLDQAEADAPAAGATPSNVIAWPIKRARAASASPSPRRSVRLRHLAAAAGLLLVLGAAARIAIPHSERYVAAHGEPRSIELPDGTVVHLNAESSLRIRFDLTGRRVELERGQASFVVADEYRPLSVHAAGLQVRDIGTTFDVSLQREQARIGVAEGRVQIIGDDGDGGLLADLRAGQGARIAYRDHAVSISDEDVDTMTAWWTRRIVCRNESLRDVADQFNRINTVRLDVDEAAGTLRLTGNLRGDDLASMRAFLDQQPTLVTQASSAGIRVSVRAEQGGGASPR comes from the coding sequence ATGGAACGGACGCCGATGACGGAACGGATTTCGCGCGAAGCGCTGGAATGGCATGCGCTGCAACGCCAGGGCGGGTTGGGGGCGACGGACCAGGCGCGCTTCATGGACTGGCTGGTGTCGTCGCCGGAACACTTGCGCAACTACCTGGCCGTCGGCCGGCTGGCGGCCGACCTGGCCGAGGCCATGCGTGCGATGCCGCTCGATCAGGCCGAAGCGGACGCGCCTGCCGCCGGCGCGACGCCGTCGAACGTGATTGCCTGGCCGATCAAGCGCGCGCGTGCGGCTTCCGCATCCCCATCACCGCGCCGCAGCGTGCGTCTGCGGCACCTGGCCGCCGCCGCGGGCCTGCTGCTCGTACTCGGCGCAGCGGCACGCATTGCGATACCGCATTCGGAGCGTTACGTCGCCGCGCACGGTGAGCCACGATCCATCGAGCTTCCCGACGGCACCGTGGTGCACCTCAATGCCGAGAGCAGCCTGCGCATCCGGTTCGACCTGACCGGGCGTCGTGTGGAGCTCGAGCGCGGCCAGGCCAGCTTCGTCGTCGCCGACGAGTACCGGCCGCTGTCGGTGCACGCCGCCGGGCTGCAGGTACGCGATATCGGCACGACGTTCGATGTGTCGTTGCAGCGCGAACAGGCGCGCATAGGTGTCGCCGAAGGGCGCGTGCAGATCATCGGCGACGATGGAGACGGCGGCCTTCTGGCCGATCTGCGCGCAGGGCAGGGTGCACGCATCGCCTACCGCGACCATGCGGTGAGCATCAGCGACGAGGACGTCGACACGATGACCGCCTGGTGGACACGCCGCATCGTGTGCCGCAACGAATCGCTGCGCGACGTGGCCGACCAGTTCAATCGCATCAATACCGTGCGCCTGGATGTCGACGAAGCCGCGGGAACACTGCGCCTGACCGGCAACCTGCGCGGCGACGACCTGGCGTCGATGCGCGCGTTCCTCGATCAGCAGCCCACGCTGGTGACGCAGGCATCGAGCGCCGGTATCCGCGTGAGCGTTCGCGCGGAGCAGGGCGGCGGGGCATCACCGCGTTGA
- a CDS encoding catalase, translated as MSQPDDKPAKTPLTTAFGAPVIDNDNSMTAGPRGPLLMQDVWLIEKLANLNREIIPERRMHAKGSGAFGTFTVTHDISRYTRAKIFSAVGKKTEMFARFTTVAGERGAADAERDIRGFALKFYTEEGNWDLVGNNTPVFFVRDPRKFPDLNKAVKRDPKTNLRSARNNWDFWTSLPEALHQVTIVMSDRGIPASYRHMHGFGSHTYSFYNDQGERFWVKFHIRTQQGIKNLTDAQAQELIGSDRESHQRDLFDAIERGEFPKWTVYIQVMPETDAEKVPYHPFDLTKVWPHGDYPLIEVGVMELNRNPENFYADVEQSAFAPNNLVPGISVSPDKMLQARLFAYSDAQRYRLGVNHHQIPVNAARCPVHSNHRDGAMRVDGNYGGNLHYTPNSYGQWEAQPEYREPPLKINGNADFWNFREDDADYFKQPGDLFRLMTSEQQQVLFDNTARAMGDAPEFIKRRHIANCSKADPAYGAGVARALKLDVTVDEPIEAG; from the coding sequence ATGAGCCAGCCCGACGACAAGCCCGCCAAGACCCCATTGACCACGGCGTTCGGCGCGCCGGTCATCGACAACGACAACAGCATGACCGCCGGCCCGCGCGGGCCCTTGCTGATGCAGGACGTGTGGTTGATCGAGAAGCTCGCCAACCTCAATCGCGAGATCATTCCCGAACGCCGCATGCACGCCAAAGGCTCCGGCGCCTTCGGCACGTTCACCGTCACCCACGACATCAGCCGCTACACGCGCGCGAAGATCTTCAGCGCGGTCGGCAAGAAGACGGAGATGTTCGCCCGCTTCACCACCGTCGCCGGCGAGCGCGGCGCGGCCGATGCCGAGCGCGACATCCGCGGCTTCGCGCTGAAGTTCTACACCGAGGAAGGCAACTGGGATCTGGTCGGCAACAACACGCCGGTGTTCTTCGTGCGCGACCCGCGCAAGTTCCCGGACCTCAACAAGGCCGTCAAGCGCGATCCGAAGACCAACCTGCGCAGCGCACGCAACAACTGGGACTTCTGGACGAGCCTGCCCGAGGCGCTGCACCAGGTCACCATCGTGATGAGCGACCGCGGCATCCCGGCCAGCTACCGCCACATGCACGGTTTCGGTTCGCACACCTACAGCTTCTACAACGACCAGGGCGAGCGGTTCTGGGTGAAGTTCCACATCCGCACGCAGCAGGGCATCAAGAACCTCACCGATGCGCAAGCGCAAGAGCTGATCGGCAGCGACCGCGAAAGCCATCAGCGCGACCTGTTCGATGCGATCGAGCGCGGCGAGTTCCCGAAGTGGACGGTGTACATCCAGGTGATGCCGGAAACCGATGCCGAGAAGGTGCCCTACCACCCCTTCGACCTGACCAAGGTATGGCCGCACGGCGACTACCCGCTGATCGAAGTGGGCGTGATGGAGCTCAACCGCAATCCGGAGAACTTCTACGCCGACGTCGAGCAGAGCGCGTTCGCGCCGAACAACCTGGTGCCGGGCATCAGCGTCTCGCCGGACAAGATGCTGCAGGCGCGGTTGTTCGCGTATTCGGATGCGCAGCGTTACCGGCTGGGCGTGAACCACCACCAGATCCCGGTGAATGCGGCCCGCTGCCCGGTCCACAGCAACCACCGCGACGGCGCGATGCGCGTGGATGGAAACTACGGCGGCAACCTGCACTACACGCCCAACAGCTACGGCCAGTGGGAGGCGCAGCCGGAGTATCGCGAGCCGCCGTTGAAGATCAACGGCAATGCGGACTTCTGGAACTTCCGCGAGGACGACGCCGACTACTTCAAGCAGCCCGGCGACCTGTTCCGCCTGATGACATCGGAACAGCAGCAGGTGCTCTTCGACAACACGGCGCGTGCAATGGGCGATGCGCCGGAGTTCATCAAGCGGCGCCACATCGCCAATTGCAGCAAGGCCGACCCGGCCTACGGCGCAGGCGTGGCCCGCGCGCTCAAGCTGGACGTGACGGTCGACGAGCCGATCGAGGCCGGTTGA
- a CDS encoding energy transducer TonB: MKFDKRLCALGLSLCVSVVSAQAPSQPDNAAPSPGKCAPATPMKPPQYPDEASKTLSGTTVLVLSLDPCGVVTYVQVESSSGHAQLDEAAVSAARGWVFEEGEEHRRVRVPVEFSPDGLPPSPLAKADGAQPGAYSIEQALAHYDRMQFSPLQTPAADGTLPVWIEDPLPLDFPTVAENLARLAREGQPEPERDHIRYFRLNDHLRMEAYEVFDDAGWPWAPAMVRRRVVSDGKQSFWASALICEAQRQACAEFEKLMRESDGRQTPTPPAPAPPPGVRRGR; this comes from the coding sequence ATGAAATTCGACAAGCGCCTGTGCGCGCTCGGACTTTCGTTGTGCGTGTCGGTAGTAAGTGCGCAGGCGCCATCGCAACCGGACAACGCCGCGCCTTCGCCGGGCAAGTGTGCGCCGGCCACTCCGATGAAGCCGCCGCAATACCCGGACGAAGCGTCCAAGACGCTGTCGGGCACGACCGTGCTGGTGCTCTCGCTCGACCCCTGCGGCGTGGTGACCTACGTGCAGGTGGAATCCTCCTCTGGCCATGCGCAACTCGACGAGGCGGCGGTTAGCGCCGCGCGCGGCTGGGTGTTCGAGGAAGGCGAGGAGCATCGGCGCGTTCGCGTGCCGGTGGAGTTCTCGCCCGACGGGCTGCCTCCGTCGCCCCTGGCCAAGGCGGACGGTGCGCAGCCGGGCGCCTACAGCATCGAACAGGCGCTGGCGCATTACGATCGCATGCAGTTCTCGCCGCTGCAGACGCCCGCGGCCGACGGCACGTTGCCGGTGTGGATCGAAGACCCGCTGCCGCTGGACTTCCCGACGGTGGCCGAGAACCTGGCCCGGCTCGCACGCGAAGGCCAACCCGAGCCCGAGCGCGACCACATCCGCTACTTCAGGCTCAACGACCACCTTCGTATGGAGGCGTACGAGGTCTTTGACGATGCAGGCTGGCCGTGGGCCCCGGCGATGGTCAGGCGCCGCGTGGTGAGCGACGGCAAGCAGTCGTTCTGGGCGAGTGCGCTCATCTGCGAAGCACAGCGTCAGGCCTGCGCCGAGTTTGAAAAGCTGATGCGCGAAAGCGACGGCCGGCAGACACCCACACCGCCCGCACCGGCGCCGCCGCCGGGCGTGCGACGCGGGCGATAG